The Panicum virgatum strain AP13 chromosome 3N, P.virgatum_v5, whole genome shotgun sequence genome includes the window TTGTTGAGCATCAGGAGTCCAACAGAATTGTTTCTTCTTTAATAACTGAGTCAAAGGTTTGGCAATTAAGCCATAATGCTTGACAAACTTCCTATAGTAGCCAGTTAATCCCAAAAAACCCCTAAGTTCAGTGACAGTAGTAGGAATGGGCCATTGCACCATAGCTGCTGTTTTTTGCAGGGTCAGTGGACACTCCTTGGTCAGAGATGATGTGTCCCAGGTACTCTAACTGATGCTGAGCAAAAGAACACTTGCTTCTCTTCATGTACAATTGATGTTCTCTGAGCTTAGATAGTACCTGTTCTAGATGGATCACATGATCTTGTAGAGTAGGGCTGTATACCAGAATGTCATCTAAGAATACCAACACAAACTTCCTTAGAAATGGACTCAGGATGTCATTCATGATACACTGAAATGTtgctggagcattggtgaggCCAAAAGGCATCACCCTGAACTCAAAATGTCCATGATGTGTTTTGAAAGATGTCTTGGGTTCCTCTCCCTTCTTCATTCTGACCTGGTGGTAACCTGATCTCATGTCCAATTTAGAGAAATAGCTGGTGCCTGCTAGTTCATCTAAGATCTCATCCACTAAGGGCATAGGGAAcctattcttgatggtaatgtcATTCAGACGTCTATAGTCTACACAAAACCTCCAACTACCATCCTTCTTCTGGACTAGCAGTACTGGAGAAGCATAGGGACTAGTGCTGGTGGTAATGAGTCCAGCAGCCAATAATTCTCTCACTTGCCTCTCAATTTCATCCTTGTGCAAAGGAGAGTACCTGTAAGGTTTGCAATTGACAGGAATGGCATGTGGCAATATCGGGATGGCATGGTCATACTGTCTCTCTGGAGGAAGGCCCTTTGGTTCAGCAAAAACGTCTTGGTATTCAGTTAACAACTGTTGCACTTTGTCAGGGATAGCTTCAGGAGCAGGCTCTGATGGAAACACATCAACTATAGCCAGAGCCCAAACATCATTGCCCACCATCCATTTCTGTTGTCTATCAACAGGTAACTCTTCCAGTGTCTTACGTGAAGTCTGGACCCCTTGTAAAGTAACAGATACACCTTTGTGGTCAAATGACATAGTCTTGGTGTCCCAATGATGAGTAATGGGACTGTGGGAACTCAGCCAATCAAAACCCAAAATAGCATCATATGCAGGCATATCTAAAACTCTCATATAAGTGACAAAAGAATGCCCTTGAATCCACCATGCTAAGTCAGGTACACACTTATCAGAAATTAGTATATCCCCATTGGCCACTCTCACCTGTTTTGGTGGAGCTGGTACTGGTACAATACCCACCCTCTGCAAGAATGTGGAACTGACAAAGGAGTGTGAGCTGCCACTGTCAACTAGGAGCAGAAACACTTTGTTTTTCACTAAGGATCTTAACTTCATGGCTTCTCCATGCTCAGTCCCAGCCAAAGCATTCAAGGATAAGGTGCAAAATTCCTCTGCTAGAGCATCTTCCATGTCTAATTGTTTGAGAACTTCATCAGTCAAAGTGATATCTAAGTCATTGAGAACTAAAGCATTGACCTGATTCTTAGGCCTTTTTGTACATTTTGCAGCATGTGTAGCATCATAAGGTTCTCTGCAATAGAAGCACATATTATTTGTCCTGCAATAATCTCTGAGTTGTCTCTCTTTTGTCAGCTGGAGAGGTGAAGCTGATTTGGGTTGATCATACTTAACAGAAGTAGTAGAAGCTTGTTTGGAAGGCTGATGAAATCTAGACCCTGTATGCTTGGTCTTATCCTGAATGGATTGTTGTATTTTTGCCAACATCACAGCTTTTTCCATTGTTCCTGGAACTTGGCCCTGGACTAAATATCTGATTTCTGGTTTTAACCCTTTGATAAACTGTGAGACAAAGTAAGTATCACCCATgcctagatcatgcatagcaaCCTGATATTGTAAGGCTTCAAACTCAGAAACATACTCCTCTACTGTACCAGTTTGATGTAACTCCAGCAAGTCATCAATAGCATGTTGATAATCATAGGCTCCAAATTTCTGCTCGACTGTTGTCATGAGTTCAGTCCATGTGCCCAGACCATGTTTCAACTTGTATACTTGTAACCATTTTTCTGCGTTGTCGTCCATGTGCAACGACGCTGCGGTAGCCCACATTGACTCAGGAATGTTCATCAGCTGGAAGTAGTCCTGGCATTTATCCTTCCAAATCTGTGGGTTTTTGCCATTAAATCGAGGAAAATTCATCTTGGGTGCAAACCCCTTGGGCAGAGAGCGATCAGGCTGATGATCTCGGCTGTGTGCAAACGGATTGCGACCCtgctgacccccccccccccgcgagaAGTACCCTGGCGACGTAGTCTGAACGGTGGTATGGTGGAAGTTTCAGAAGAAGCTGTACTACCTTGTATCTCTTCTTCAGTACGCATCTGTCGGATTGTCAACTGAGCCACTGCCTGTCCTGTGGTCTCGATCTGTTTGGCCAGTGTTTGCTGATCCTTAATCATCTGATCTAGTACAGACGCCGAGATATCCACTTTGGCCTccaatttgtgttgcattcggTCAACCTCTTCCACTTTGGCAAACAGCAAATTGAAATTCTCATGAATGCTTTCCCAACGCTCCTTGTCCAAATTGGCCTGGTCATCCATCGCAGACAACAGAATTTGGGTTTGCGCGGAAGGCTTAGGGGGAGCCGTGGTGTCTGCACCTCAAGCAAGCGGACTACGATTCGGATTGATGTAACCTCGAAGCACCACGCGAGGCCCAAATCGAATCACACAAGCCGGAGGAATACAGCAAACACTCACCGAAATCCCCGAGCGTGCGTCGAAGTGTTCGAAGCCGCGCCCGTTCGTGAACCCGGATTCGCCGCCGCCAAGCGCGACGAAGTCGACGTCTCCCAGAAGTGTCCCCCAACTTGTCCAGGACGCGGTGTGCGGCCATGGATAAGGTCGATCCCCCCACTACAACCTAAGCGGCGCGATAGGAGTTGGTGGTCGACGGCGCCGGGCGGCTAACCGTCGATTTGCGGTGGCCGACGCCGACTGGGAGTCGGTAGGCGGGGCGTGGACGCCGGAATCGGAAGGATTCGCGGCGGAGCAGGTCGAGATCGCCGTGGTGACGAATCGAACCGAGATGGGGATCGGCGGGTGGACGGAGCGGAAATGGCCGAGGATAATCGAATCTGATACCAACTGTCACGacccgtggccgccggcgatcgccgtgGCGTGAGAAGATCCAGTAATGGCACAGAGGTGGGAGagggggcgggcggcgagccCTGAGCCCAGCAACTTGTTTCTCAAGAAGATCAATGCTGGTTCACGATACAAGGAGCTCGGCCTATATGCGCGAGTCCGGACACTGACACTCCGGTCCCATTACAGACGACAGCACTGGTAAAGTAACACAAATGCCAATCACACATTCGATGGCGTAGTGTAGGTTCCCGCTTCCTCCGTGTGCGTTACACACATTCCCCTCGGCCTTTATGCTCTCAACCTCGGgtcacactcactcactcactcacacagGTCGTTCTCCATGCCGGATCGGAGCTTTGATCGCTCGTGTTGGCGTGCGAACCACTCAATAAGAGGTACATCAGCAACCGAGCATCATGTTCTCACATTTGATGTAACCTGACAGGATTTGTTGGTGTGCTTTGGTCCTCTGAAAAACGATCCGTGGCGGCCCGGGACATTGTTAGCTCAATCAGTATACAGTCTGAACTTTGAAGTACCAGTAAATCTTCGGGAAGATGTTAGTTCTATCTCTGATAGTAGATATAAGAACGTGTTTAACAAGCTCCAAAAGTCTGAGATGAAATATAGTAAGAGGCTCTAAATAAGTTGTGTGATACCATTTGTTTTTTCCTTCCTGCATGGAACTAAGTGGAGAAACTACATATACATGGGGTCTCACGACCAATACATGCATTATGTAAAAATTTTTAGTTTTATTAGGATCTCCTAGGCATGGATCAGCGGGTTTTTGCATCAACTTGTGAACAACAACGTGGATCTAAAATTGAGAGAATGAactgtgtgtgagagagagaggtagaAGTTCGATCGTAGGGCTTGGTGAGGTAGAAGTTCGATCGTAGGGCTTGGTGAGGATGGGCGatgcggtggccggcgccggagtTGATGTAGCAGTGGCGGTGGGCTTCCCGCCGCTTCCAGCACTCACTCGGTCGATAGATGTGGAGGTGGGCGAGAGGACACTGTACTATCTTGGCGTGCGTGCCTCTGCAGCCCTCACCTCCTCTATATAGTGCCGGCGCGACCGGGGCCCACAACCCAGTTGGGTTGGGCTTCCCCGACTAGGGAGCCGAGTCAAGGGCCCGACTCGATCGTTGGACCGAATCTGTGGATATCAATACTAACAAAAAAAAGGGTTCTTTTAAGGCTTATTTGGATAAACATACCCTCTTCCGATACATGTGGGTTGAAGTGGAAAATAAACTACTTTCCACTTTAATATCCCTCAATACATATTGTCCTTGCTTGGAGAGGATTTTTATGTTTCCTAAAAAGACTTTGGTGGTCTCAATCTTGGCCCAATTCAAATTCTGGGTCACCTTCGTGGTGGCTCCCTAAATGGTACACGGGCTGCATTCTAGGCCGAACCGAACAGAGGTCTAAACGGTCTCAGCAGTTATGAACTGCAAGTGTGGGATGAGTTGCTTGATTAAAAGATACATCTCATTTGAAGCAAATCTTCCCTTTCTTAAAAAATTCGAGGCAAATCTTTACCATAACAGGCAAGTTTCATTGActtgtttctgttttttttgttgcaaGTTTCATTGACTTGTTTTTATGTTTTTTTCTGCTTGTTTTAGGGCCTATTTGGATCCAACAACTAAACTTTAGCTGGCTAAAAAGACCAGCTAAAGTTTAGCTGAGTTTAGATGTTTCAACACAGCTAAAGCCAACTAAATTTTAGCTGGGTCTATTAGCTAGAGGTTCCAAAGACCCAAGCTAAGTTTAGCTGGGAGAACTTTTAGCTGGCTAAAGTTTGGCTTTAAAATTTTAGCTAGCTAAAGTTTAGTTGGGCGGATAAATTTCAGTTGGGTGGATCCAAACAGAGGTGTTGCATACTGCTGCAGTGGAATCTCTTATATGCTTGGCACCACACCAGCTGCAGCTGACCAGCTTGCTACTGAATTTGACCCATTGGCTAGACTACTGCTCAATTCTGGGCACCGACTGAAGTAATAATTTGCCCCGTTCACACAACTGAATGGTTTCGGGGTATTGGTAATCAAACATTCTCATGTCTGTTTGAAGCTTATCTCCTAGAGTCCTGGTAGTGAGATATGAGAGATTCTGCACAGGCTATATTTCTGCAATAGTTAGAGTCTAGAACTAGGAAAACTTGCAGTTTGCTACATCTGAATGGAACCACTGACcaggggagcagcagcaagagtaAACCAAGAATTGTACAGTGTAGCATTGTGACAATGCAGTAAAGCAACAGCTGGATCGCATGGCTTCATGCTTAGTTGCTTGACATAAGCTCGTCTAAATTTCTAAGTTGCCTGCGGCAGGGAGGCATGCATCAGCGATGTTGGTGAGGTGGCTTTCGTCGGGGACAAACACGAAGCTAGCATCCTTGAAGCCGATGGTGTTGATGCCCTTGGTGACAGGTTCACCATTTCCAGAGCTTGCATTCTGAGCTCCATTGGGTAGTCCTTGACACATCCGATCCTTGGACCAGCACCAGTGCTCCATTTAAGGGACAGCCTGTGGCCAAGCTGATAGGACTTGGACTCGCCCTTGGATTTCATCCTCTCAAGAATTGCCTTCTGCGGGACGCCAGTTGCTCTGGGGCTTTGAAGACCACCTGACAAGGTCCTTTGGTAGGTTGGCTTGGCTTGTTCTGCAGGAGCGTTCTCGCCTTCATTGTCTTCTGTCGCGTTTGGAGGTAAGATCACTTCTGGAGGAACTGATCCCATGAATTCAGCAGTAAGGTTCAGCGAACCATCAGGCACTGGATCTTCATTGTAGTCTTCATTGGTGGATGAGCGCACCTGAGTGGACAAAAGCAAGCATATTAAATGAATTCTTTTTCAATTTGGTGAGACAAGCTTGCGAGCGGTTAAAATAGTTACCTCTACTTCTTTGAGATCAACTCCATTCTCTTCAAGGAACTTCATAAAATTGCTGAGGTTCTCTGCACTTGGTTTGTAGTGACCACTGTAGGCCCAGATGGACTTATCCAGAACAGAACAGAACAGAACAAATTAGCAGAATGCAACCAATGAAAAAGCATGGGAGCACATGAAGTGTGCAAGTAGCCTGATAAGTAGATAAGTAGATAATCTGATGCATACTAGACAAATCACACAGAGTCTGTAACTTGCACTGGCTGAATCAAGATAAGTAGATAATCTGATGCATACTAGACAGAAGTGCAGGATATATTTTACAATATACTACCTCCAAAAGTGGTTGGAAAATATTATATGAATTGAGACCCGTTTATATTTTGAATTTGTCTTCCAAAAAGGTTTCAGAAACATTTATTCATGGTAGCCTATGGAACAGAAAAGAAAGGTTTCAAGGGCCATGAACAATGATAACTCATCAATTCCAGGACACGAAAAGAACTTATTCGTCAAAGGTGCTGGATAAAGGATAGAACAAGCAGGAGTACAAAGTAAATTCTGTGATCAAATGCTAACAACTAATAGGGTATGTTGCTCAGAAGTCAAAAATACCTTGATAATTCCATCTTCTGCTGTAAATCTTCCAGCAGCTATAGTAGTGCCTCCTGCTAAAAAGCTGGAATGCTGGAATACACCTCTCTCTTTCTGGATGGACAAATCAGGTTAcagatatattatttttttcagcAGAAATGTAAGTGCACAGCCCTATAAGAGTAGACAAGTTACCTTTCCAGCATAAAGTCTTTTTTCTGTGCTCATAACAAAAATCCATTTAGTTCCTTTAGGACTTTGGCTTGTATCAAGTGGTTCTCCAGATTTTTTATGGATAATCTTACCCTCGTTAATGATGTATTCATAGTGCTCACGCTCTTGCTGCAAAACATCAGATAATTGTTAGAGCTTCAAATCATGTGGGAGGTTTAGTAGGAAGAAAACGATGAAGTTGTTGAAAGGAATTCCTTTCGCAGCGCTTGCATATGTATAATATTTTGAAGTCAACTGTACATGTATTAGTGGCCATGATTCATAAGGATAGTGAATATTAGTGTGGACAGAAGCAAGACAATTCATGCTGGACTCTACTCATGAAACAATTGTGCAGGCCTGAGGCTATGTCAAATGCAGTTCATATTGCAGCGATTTGATAGTATTAACAATAGAATGCAATACATGTTCAGATTTGATAAGAATATTTCTTAGAAGCCAAAGTTGAGGAAAAAGATTTATAGCAAAAGAAGTACATACTCTtagaaaagaagaacaaaaaaaaagcttcACGAAACCAAGATGATTTCTGTGCGTGTAACTAGCCAAGCAATCATATAGCTCTTCACATATGCTTCGAGGGAAGGATATATGGCATAAATCTGAATAAAGATAGAAAGCCATTGTGGAAAAATTCTTACCGGACCAAGATACTTAATGCATTGCTTCTTTAGCTTTGCTCTTGGACACTCTGGAAGGTCTAGATCCTTTCCCTCTCCAACATCAAGCCTATACATACACACCAAACACTCACTTAAATCATCATGCAACAAAACTGATAACTGGAATTCCTGATATGAACAGAGATTAAACCATAGCTAAAATATCTGGTTTGAGCAGGCATTCGAATATGTTTATCTGGATTGAACTACTTTGTTCTAACAAGAGAATCTGCAAATGTAACTGTGCAAATTGCAGCAAACTTCTTACCAGTAGAAGAAGGGCTGCCCGGCCTGGCTTTGACACCACACATCATAGTAGAAGTGCAGGTTGTGCCCATATCTATGCCGTGGGTCGATCTAAACAAGAACAAATTAATATTGATATAAATCATTTTATCAGAGTGTTGGAAGCAATAGTCTATTACTCTATGAGGAGATGGGCATGACTTGTATGACATCAATGGTGGACCTTTTTATGATCAAGGTTCACACATGGGTAAAACTCTTAGGTCAACTTATACTGAGAGTAGCCTCTTTTCACACATATGAAAGCACGTGATCAATGTTCACACATGACTAAACTCATAGGTCAACTGATACAGAAAGTAGCCTCTTTTCAGACACATGAAAGCACCGCACCAAATCTAAAGCAAATACTACTAAAAATTGACAAACAGTACTCCAGTGGGATTTGTACGATTTGTACTCACGGCCTCGATCCAGTGCTGGAAAGCTAGCTTGAGGGCCTTGCCGTCTCTGGATAAACCCTGACCCACCTGTTGCAAGCAAGCAACATGAGCAACAAAGGGGAAAAaccgtttttttttttctggtgaagaagaagacatGAGGGACTTTTCTGTTTTCTGAGGTAACAATTGGGGCACCTTGGATGCATTAAGGCTGACGCGGTTCCAGCGCGAGGCAGCGGTCTCCGGCTTGGGCTCGTCGAAGAAGGAAACGGTGCTGTGGCTGAGCCGCGCGAAGTCCAGCGCTTGCCACCTTCATTGATCCCCAAAGAAAAAACGCTTAGTTTCAGTTACAATACAATGGATTTCGACTGCGGACACCAAAAATCTCCAAGAAAGGAAGAAAGGGGAATTGTAACAAGgtagcatgtttttttttttgtcaagaaAGGGACTGTTCTCCGTTACCAAATCAATCCGCACAAGCGGCAAGAgtctccaagcaagaagccaaGAAGGGAAGGATCTGAGtgtagaaggaaaaaaaataccaGAGCTCCTCTACGACGACGGCGGAGTCGGCGAGCTTCCGGCGGGTCCGGTAGCTGCGGTAGACCTTCTGCAGCTTGGTGGCGGCGCCattctcgccgccgcctccctccaccGGCGGCGGAGAGTCCAGGTTATCAGGCTGGAACCTTGGAGAAGCCGAGAAATCCAGCGCCACCTCCATTTCTTTTCAGGTTCTAGGAGCGAGCAAAAGCTGTTTGGTCGCTGCAGTGTctgcctgcagctgcagcagagGGGAGGAGCAGAGCAGGTGGGAATTTAATCTGGGTTAACACGCGGCCCGagggaaataaataaatgcGTTTAATCCGGAGGATGAGATTTGAGAGAGGGTTCTAGTTTTTTTTCCCGTTTAGCTAGCATCTCATTCGCGGGAAGCGCTGCGGTCTGCGGATGAGATGAGTCGTCGTTGGCGCCACCTACCGGTTCGGTTCCAGGGCAGGTGGCGCCATTACTGCGCGTGGCCCACATGTCATCAACTGTAGTAATTAGCGAGCCTTTTTTTTAGAATTAGTAATTAGCGAGCGTGGAAGACCCGACTTGGGGAGGagactggtggtggtggttctgATGGAGGCCGCCTCGTGGTTGTGGGGACTGGGGGTGGGGTGGTGGCTGACTCGACGGGATTGCCGGCCCGGCCGGTCGCCCACGCGAGGCACCGCGCCGCGTCGGGACGGGACGGAGCTCCGGTCGTCGACGACGACGGACACGCGCGCCAGGGACGTGCTGCTGCGTTGCGGCTCCTCCTTGTGGTTGCTGttgctggtgcagaagcagaaTCTTGTTGTGGCAGCAACACCTCGCATCGATCCAACATGCATTTGGTACTTTGGTTGGATGTGCATCGCGGTCCTGAAGTTGACTTGTGTAGCTAGAGAGATACTCCTACTAAGCCAAGCCCTGAAACGATGACGATTGGCACCGAGTTACTCCATGCGCAGCAAATCATCAGTAAACTAGTACTGCGATCGATACAGTTGGTTGACTCCAAGTCTGAGCTGCAAACCGATGCCGATGGCACACACATACACCAAAGCCAACTAGCAAAACGAACATCGAAACGGCATCACGGCATGCCTGCCGGTCGACGCCCGGCGAATAAAGAACGGTTCCGAGTCCTTACCTGCTCCCCGGAGAACGCGTCGATCAGTCCAAGCTCTCAATAATGTTTCTACCCGATAGGCCTGGCAGCTCCTTCCGCTTTTCTTCTATGGTACGGTGGCACGAGTCGCACGAAAAGAAGCCACGCACCGTGACACTGACACCGTACCACCGTGCTCCACGCATGATCTCGTCGCTTTCTACTAGAGCACCGCTAGCTTCCGTTGTTTAACCATCTTATGTTATTACATACAGCAGTTCATAcaggcctgcctgcctgccacgTTTCTGAATCCAAACGTGACTACATGCGCATGCAGACTGGCCATTCCCATTCTAGCCTCTAATTTCTTCGGCCAGCATGGCCGTCCCGTTCTGGggccttttggtccatctgGGACGGAGACCATTCATTGATTACTGATTAGCACCCGGTAGTTTTGCACAGCACAGTAATTATTACTCTTCGTCTCATCTCATAGGAGTATTTGTTAGATCTATCTTGCATGCCATCTTATCTTTATTGATGACCGGGACCGGTTTATAGTATATTAACAATCCAAGTTTAATCACGAACAACATTGTACTGAGATGAAACATCATACACTTTACTGGTCGCAGGTCGGCCCGTGAGTACACTCGGGCGAGACCAGCAACAGgccgatttttttattttatatttaagtttccatattttcaaaaataatagttCGGAAAGAAAATTTGCAAATATAAATACCCATACTGAATCGGCTCTATATATATAGCCATTTGAAATGGCGGTTAGCTGGCATGGCAACCATACAAAAATATTCCACCGTTTCAAATGGCTATAAGGCTATATAGGTATAGATTTGCAATTTTTCGTTCCAAACGattattttgaaaatataaatattactaaatataaaaatgaaaaaaataaaagtgcCCATTTAAATACTTGGGTTTTGTCCAAATAATGTCAGCTTCTGTTTGATGGGTCCAAAGCGCCACAGGAAGTACAGGTGAAGCCCAAATGCACCCATGGTTTCGGCCCAAAACGTTGTGGGTATGCTAAAATGTAGGTATGATAATATTTTTATCAAAACCTTAGCAGATTAGAATAGCATTTGATTAGGTAGGTTGCTTTTTtatccttcaaacaaacaagtGCCAGGCCCAACACTTTGGAAGACAACCAATCAAGACCCTATGTTTACTTCTCCCTGGATGCACGTACATACGATTTGTGCCATTGACCGGGATAAGATCACAGTATGCAGTAGTACTCCATCTTGTGCATCTCTTTTTGTCAGATGAAATCATCATGCATGCGCTTAACCCTCAATCGTTGGGGATGGGGGACAACAAGGCTTAAGGTACGTACGCAGCgcttaattatatatattagCATAATCAGGTGAACGGGACACGTTAGGATTCATTCATTCACTGGCGTAGGCTGTCAAGCACACGGCAAGCTTAGCACCTTTCCTTGAAGAAATGGATATGGCCGTCCTGTGCTTATAATACAAAAAGATAAGGTTAGTGAGACGACTTACAGTGGACTCTAATTATAAAATCGCTCTAATTTTTCTGTCTACTACAAATCAAGCCTTATTCTTAAACTAGTTTATAGTTACGTAAACAAAGAAAATTGAATATCAGTGGAAAATGTCATCGTACAGTTATCAATATTGAGAACTTAGTAATTGTGCTCaaggagtgtcatggtgatgatatACTTCTCTCATCCTTGAACTCCTCGTAAATAACTCTGCCATGTCAGCAAGTTTATTGATGTGGCATGATATTTAATACTTATGACATTTCTATAACACTTCTACTAAGATTGACTTAGAGATAAAATGCCCTGCCCTGAAAACCTGTGATGAGGAAAACTTCAAAGCACTGCAAGAGTACATTTCAATGCAAAGCTAGGCATACGTGTACCTGCAGGGAAGGCCGGCAAATAGATTACCGATCACCATCTCCAAACAACGAAGCTCATCAGTCGCCTAGCTATAAATTCCTAGGAATCTTTGCATGCAGCCGCACCATTTCATACAGCACCACTCCACAAGCACAACAAAGCCGCACCACTCCACTCACCCCAGTCCACAAGCACAACAAAGCCGCCGCCGTTACAGCTAGCTAGCGCAAATGGCCAGGCTGGGATTGCTGCTTCCCCTGGCcttggcggcggccgtcctcctgctcgccgtcgcagccgccgccgcgccttccgGCAGGCCACCCAAGGCGCAGGGGCCCAAGCAGCACGAGAAGCCCAAGCCAATGAAGGTCAAGTGCCACGACCGCAAGCTCTACCCTTACTGTTTCGGCAAGCCGATGGAGTGCCCCGCCGCGTGTCCCCAGTCATGCTACGCCGACTGCAACTCCTGCAAGTCCGTCTGCGGTGAGCACGCTCGATCTGTCGCTCtcccttgatcttgatgatcttGTCGACCTGTTCAATAATTCCTAACCGGATCTGTTGTGTGTGACTGTGACGGTGCATTTAATTTGCAGTGTGCAGCGTCCCGGGAGCCTGCGGCGACCCGCGCTtcatcggcggcgacggcaacgcCTTCTTCTTCCACGGCCGCAGGGACGCCGACTTCTGCGTCCTCTCCGACCGCGACCTCCACATCAACGCCCACTTCATCGgcaagcgcggcggcgacggcatgaCCCGTGACTTCACCTGGATCCAGGCCATCGCCGTGCTCTTCGACGGCCACCGCCTCTACGTCGGCGCCCGGAAGACCGCCACCTGggacgacgacgtcgaccgCTTGAAGCTCGCCCTGGACGGCGAGCCCGTGAGCCTCCCGCAGGAGGCCGACGCCGCGTGGACGTCCAGCGCCGTGCCGGCACTGTCCATCACCCGCACCAAGGCGGCCAACGGCGTGCTGGTCGCGCTCGACGGCAGGTTCAAGATCAGGGCGAACGCCGTGCCCATCACCGAAGAGGAGTCGGAGGTGCACAGGTACGGGGTGACCTCCGACGACTGCCTCGCGCACCTTGACCTGGCCTTCAAGTTCGACGCGCTCACCGGCGACGTGCACGGCGTGGTCGGCCAGACCTACCGCTCCGACTACGTGAACCGGTTCGACGTCAGGGCCACCATGCCCACCATGGGAGGGGAGAGCAACTTCACCACGTCCAACCTCTTCGCGGTCGACTGCGCCGTCGCGCGTTACGCAC containing:
- the LOC120663583 gene encoding IQ domain-containing protein IQM3-like, which translates into the protein MEVALDFSASPRFQPDNLDSPPPVEGGGGENGAATKLQKVYRSYRTRRKLADSAVVVEELWWQALDFARLSHSTVSFFDEPKPETAASRWNRVSLNASKVGQGLSRDGKALKLAFQHWIEAIDPRHRYGHNLHFYYDVWCQSQAGQPFFYWLDVGEGKDLDLPECPRAKLKKQCIKYLGPQEREHYEYIINEGKIIHKKSGEPLDTSQSPKGTKWIFVMSTEKRLYAGKKERGVFQHSSFLAGGTTIAAGRFTAEDGIIKSIWAYSGHYKPSAENLSNFMKFLEENGVDLKEVEVRSSTNEDYNEDPVPDGSLNLTAEFMGSVPPEVILPPNATEDNEGENAPAEQAKPTYQRTLSGGLQSPRATGVPQKAILERMKSKGESKSYQLGHRLSLKWSTGAGPRIGCVKDYPMELRMQALEMVNLSPRASTPSASRMLASCLSPTKATSPTSLMHASLPQAT
- the LOC120668133 gene encoding uncharacterized protein LOC120668133, which encodes MARLGLLLPLALAAAVLLLAVAAAAAPSGRPPKAQGPKQHEKPKPMKVKCHDRKLYPYCFGKPMECPAACPQSCYADCNSCKSVCVCSVPGACGDPRFIGGDGNAFFFHGRRDADFCVLSDRDLHINAHFIGKRGGDGMTRDFTWIQAIAVLFDGHRLYVGARKTATWDDDVDRLKLALDGEPVSLPQEADAAWTSSAVPALSITRTKAANGVLVALDGRFKIRANAVPITEEESEVHRYGVTSDDCLAHLDLAFKFDALTGDVHGVVGQTYRSDYVNRFDVRATMPTMGGESNFTTSNLFAVDCAVARYAPAGAGHHDHDGVAMV